The following proteins are encoded in a genomic region of Catellatospora sp. TT07R-123:
- a CDS encoding XdhC family protein gives MGHRHTDPACAAAHGDAPEPAGTRTLVAVFDSPVAAHLLHFARDLGYRTVLVEPDLGLVADGAHGGPARLASSVDPSFADHDADVVVTDHDRPELGALLYAALQTPARWIGVMGSPRHTAPHVAALRELGVDEAGLARVHRPIGLNIGSRTPAEIAVATLAGLIADRNRRPGGFSF, from the coding sequence GTGGGACATCGGCACACCGATCCGGCCTGCGCGGCGGCGCACGGCGACGCGCCCGAACCGGCGGGCACCCGTACCCTCGTCGCGGTCTTCGATTCGCCGGTCGCGGCGCACCTGCTGCACTTCGCGCGGGACCTCGGCTACCGCACCGTGCTGGTCGAGCCGGACCTGGGCCTGGTCGCCGACGGCGCGCACGGCGGCCCGGCGCGGCTGGCCAGCAGCGTGGACCCGTCCTTCGCCGACCACGACGCCGACGTGGTGGTGACCGATCACGACCGCCCGGAGCTGGGCGCGCTGCTGTACGCCGCCCTGCAGACCCCGGCCCGCTGGATCGGCGTCATGGGCAGCCCCCGGCACACCGCCCCGCACGTGGCGGCACTGCGCGAGCTGGGCGTCGACGAGGCGGGCCTGGCCCGGGTGCACCGCCCGATCGGGCTGAACATCGGCAGCCGTACCCCCGCCGAGATCGCCGTGGCCACCCTGGCCGGCCTCATCGCCGACCGCAACCGCCGCCCCGGCGGCTTCAGCTTCTAA
- a CDS encoding beta-ketoacyl-ACP synthase III has translation MSTTATGSKVLAFGHYQPSRVVTNDDLAQMVDTNDEWIQSRVGIKERRIADSETVADMAGFAAEKALAASGLTAADIDLVIVATCSSIDRSPNVACRVAEKLGIAGAAAFDLNTACSGFSYALANADHAIRAGAARHALVIGAEKLSQITDWSDRSTCVIFADGAGAAVVSATAEGEEPGVGPVVWGSDPSDAIAIEGWQPYIVQEGQKVFRWATGTAPSIALQACEKAGVTPAELGGFVPHQANLRIIEPLARKIGVDPAVLSRDIIESGNTSAASIPLALSKMIERGEVRSGSPVLLVGFGGGLTYAGQVIRCP, from the coding sequence ATGAGCACCACCGCCACCGGCAGCAAGGTCCTCGCCTTCGGGCACTACCAGCCCTCGCGGGTCGTCACCAACGACGACCTGGCGCAGATGGTCGACACCAACGACGAGTGGATCCAGTCGCGCGTCGGCATCAAGGAGCGGCGCATCGCCGACTCCGAGACCGTCGCCGACATGGCCGGGTTCGCCGCGGAGAAGGCGCTGGCCGCGTCCGGCCTGACCGCCGCCGACATCGATCTGGTGATCGTGGCGACCTGCTCCTCGATCGACCGCAGCCCGAACGTGGCCTGCCGGGTCGCCGAAAAGCTGGGCATCGCGGGCGCCGCTGCGTTCGACCTGAACACCGCCTGCTCCGGCTTCTCGTACGCGCTGGCCAACGCCGACCACGCGATCCGCGCGGGCGCCGCCCGGCACGCGCTCGTCATCGGCGCGGAGAAGCTGTCGCAGATCACCGACTGGTCCGACCGGTCCACCTGCGTGATCTTCGCCGACGGCGCGGGCGCCGCGGTCGTGTCGGCCACCGCCGAGGGCGAGGAGCCCGGGGTCGGCCCGGTCGTGTGGGGTTCGGACCCCAGCGACGCGATCGCGATCGAGGGCTGGCAGCCGTACATCGTGCAGGAGGGCCAGAAGGTCTTCCGCTGGGCCACCGGCACCGCCCCGAGCATCGCGCTGCAGGCCTGCGAGAAGGCCGGGGTCACCCCGGCCGAGCTCGGCGGCTTCGTCCCGCACCAGGCCAACCTGCGCATCATCGAGCCGCTCGCCCGCAAGATCGGCGTGGACCCGGCGGTGCTGTCCCGCGACATCATCGAGTCGGGCAACACCTCGGCGGCGAGCATCCCGCTGGCCCTGTCCAAGATGATCGAGCGCGGCGAGGTACGGTCCGGCTCGCCGGTGCTGCTCGTCGGCTTCGGTGGCGGCCTGACCTATGCCGGTCAGGTAATCCGCTGCCCCTGA
- a CDS encoding acyl-CoA carboxylase subunit beta codes for MATTPASVGESTVDHRDPLARLRALFDAGTVRTLAAADDSGVLSARGEIDGTPVIAFATDATRMGGALGAEGCRHVVDAIDAAVRERMPVVGLWHSGGARLAEGVAALDGVGQVFAAMVRASGRVPQISVVLGPAAGGAAYGPALTDIVIMSNAGRIFVTGPEVVRSVTGEQVDMERLGGPDPHGRRSGVVHVTTKDDGTALAEARRLAKLLGAQGRLSPADVADDRDLSASMPAQTNRAYDVKPVVGALLDAPGVELHGKWAPNVVTVLGRFANRTVGVVANNPMRLGGCLDATSAEKAARFVRMCDSLGVPLIVLVDVPGYLPGLGQEWDGVVRRGAKLLHAFAEAVVPRVTLVTRKAYGGAYIAMNSRALGASAVFAWPDAEVAVMGAGAAVNILHRRRLAAVPAEQREELRLRLVDEQTRVAGGVHRAVEIGVIDDVIKPVESRRRIAAALAGAPAARGAHGNIPL; via the coding sequence ATGGCCACCACCCCGGCGTCCGTCGGCGAGTCGACGGTCGATCACCGCGATCCGCTGGCACGGCTGCGCGCACTGTTCGACGCGGGCACCGTACGCACGCTGGCGGCCGCCGACGACTCCGGGGTGCTCAGCGCCCGCGGTGAGATCGACGGCACGCCGGTGATCGCCTTCGCCACCGACGCCACCCGGATGGGTGGCGCGCTGGGGGCCGAGGGCTGCCGGCACGTGGTGGACGCGATCGACGCCGCCGTCCGGGAGCGGATGCCGGTGGTGGGGCTGTGGCACTCCGGTGGTGCCCGGCTGGCCGAGGGCGTGGCCGCCCTGGACGGGGTGGGCCAGGTCTTCGCCGCGATGGTCCGCGCCTCGGGCCGGGTGCCGCAGATCTCTGTGGTGCTCGGCCCGGCGGCCGGCGGTGCGGCGTACGGGCCGGCGCTGACCGACATCGTGATCATGAGTAACGCGGGCCGGATCTTCGTGACCGGCCCCGAGGTCGTGCGCAGCGTCACCGGCGAGCAGGTCGACATGGAGCGCCTGGGCGGTCCCGATCCGCACGGCCGCCGCTCCGGCGTGGTGCACGTGACCACCAAGGACGACGGCACGGCGCTGGCCGAGGCCCGCCGGCTCGCCAAGCTGCTGGGCGCCCAGGGGCGCCTGTCCCCCGCCGACGTCGCCGACGACCGCGACCTGTCGGCGAGCATGCCCGCCCAGACCAACCGGGCGTACGACGTGAAGCCGGTGGTCGGCGCGCTGCTGGACGCCCCCGGCGTCGAGCTGCACGGCAAGTGGGCGCCGAACGTGGTGACCGTGCTGGGCCGCTTCGCCAACCGCACCGTCGGCGTCGTGGCCAACAACCCGATGCGGCTGGGCGGCTGCCTCGACGCGACCAGTGCCGAGAAGGCGGCCCGGTTCGTGCGCATGTGCGACTCGCTGGGCGTGCCGCTGATCGTGCTGGTGGACGTGCCCGGCTACCTGCCGGGCCTGGGCCAGGAGTGGGACGGCGTGGTGCGCCGCGGCGCGAAGCTGCTGCACGCGTTCGCCGAGGCGGTGGTACCCCGGGTGACCCTGGTGACCCGCAAGGCGTACGGCGGGGCGTACATCGCCATGAACAGCCGGGCGCTGGGCGCCAGCGCGGTCTTCGCGTGGCCGGACGCCGAGGTCGCCGTCATGGGCGCCGGGGCGGCCGTGAACATCCTGCACCGCCGCAGGCTCGCCGCCGTCCCCGCCGAGCAGCGCGAGGAGCTGCGGCTGCGGCTGGTCGACGAGCAGACGAGAGTCGCCGGTGGCGTGCACCGGGCCGTGGAGATCGGCGTGATCGACGACGTCATCAAGCCTGTGGAGAGCCGGCGGCGGATCGCCGCGGCACTGGCGGGCGCGCCCGCGGCGCGCGGCGCCCACGGCAACATCCCCCTCTGA
- the fabF gene encoding beta-ketoacyl-ACP synthase II, producing the protein MTKPDVVVTGLGATSPLGGDVASTWDAMLAGRSGVGRMPQEWAELLPVKIAAQLAVEPSEVIDRVKLRRLDRSEATALIAAAEAWADSGLAAAGLDPERLGVVVGSGIGGAQTLLAQDDILEASGARRVSPHTVPMLMPNGPAAFVGLEYGAQAGVHAPTSACATGAEAIAWGLDMIRSGRADVVIAGGTEAVIHPLPIAGFASMRAMSTRNDEPEKASRPWDKGRDGFVLGEGAAVIILERADHAAARGARVYARLAGAGMTSDGYDIVQPHPDGTGAARAIAKALRDADIARTDVVHVNAHATSTPVGDIAEIAALRAALGEHPVLTATKSMTGHLLGAAGALESIATILAIRDSVVPPTINLDDPDEALTMDVAAHKARPLQIPAALNNSFGFGGHNVALIFTRA; encoded by the coding sequence GTGACCAAGCCTGACGTTGTCGTCACTGGTCTGGGTGCGACGTCCCCGCTCGGCGGGGATGTCGCGTCCACCTGGGACGCGATGCTGGCCGGCCGCTCCGGGGTGGGCAGGATGCCCCAGGAGTGGGCCGAGCTGCTGCCCGTGAAGATCGCCGCCCAGCTGGCGGTGGAGCCGAGCGAGGTCATCGACCGCGTGAAGCTGCGCAGGCTGGACCGGTCGGAGGCGACGGCGCTCATCGCCGCCGCCGAGGCGTGGGCCGACTCCGGTCTGGCCGCCGCGGGCCTGGACCCGGAGCGGCTCGGCGTCGTGGTCGGTTCCGGCATCGGCGGGGCGCAGACCCTGCTGGCCCAGGACGACATCCTGGAGGCGTCCGGCGCGCGGCGGGTCAGCCCGCACACCGTGCCGATGCTCATGCCGAACGGTCCCGCGGCCTTCGTCGGCCTGGAGTACGGCGCGCAGGCCGGGGTGCACGCCCCGACCAGTGCCTGTGCCACCGGCGCCGAGGCGATCGCCTGGGGTCTCGACATGATCCGCTCGGGCCGGGCCGACGTCGTGATCGCGGGCGGCACCGAGGCGGTCATCCACCCGCTGCCCATCGCCGGTTTCGCCTCGATGCGCGCCATGTCGACGCGCAACGACGAGCCGGAGAAGGCGTCGCGGCCGTGGGACAAGGGCCGGGACGGCTTCGTGCTGGGTGAGGGCGCCGCCGTCATCATCCTGGAGCGGGCCGACCACGCGGCGGCCCGTGGGGCGAGGGTCTACGCGCGCCTGGCCGGCGCGGGCATGACCTCCGACGGGTACGACATCGTGCAGCCGCACCCCGATGGCACGGGCGCCGCCCGGGCCATCGCGAAGGCGCTGCGCGACGCGGACATCGCCAGGACGGATGTGGTGCACGTGAACGCGCACGCCACGTCCACCCCGGTGGGCGACATCGCGGAGATCGCGGCGCTGCGGGCCGCACTGGGTGAGCACCCGGTGCTGACCGCGACCAAGTCGATGACCGGGCACCTGCTCGGCGCGGCGGGCGCGCTGGAGTCGATCGCCACGATCCTGGCGATCCGCGACAGCGTCGTGCCGCCGACGATCAACCTCGACGACCCCGACGAGGCCCTGACGATGGACGTGGCAGCGCACAAGGCCCGCCCGTTGCAGATCCCTGCCGCGCTGAACAACTCGTTCGGCTTCGGCGGTCACAACGTCGCGCTGATCTTCACCCGGGCCTGA
- a CDS encoding acyl carrier protein codes for MATREEVVSGLAEILEEVAGVNPDDVSEEKSFTEDLDVDSLSMVEVVVAAEEKFGAKIPDDEVQNLKTVGDAVSFIVANS; via the coding sequence ATGGCTACTCGTGAAGAGGTCGTCAGCGGCCTGGCCGAGATCCTCGAAGAGGTCGCCGGCGTGAACCCCGACGACGTCTCCGAGGAGAAGTCGTTCACGGAGGACCTCGACGTCGACTCGCTCTCCATGGTCGAGGTCGTCGTGGCCGCCGAGGAGAAGTTCGGCGCGAAGATCCCGGACGACGAGGTCCAGAACCTGAAGACCGTCGGCGACGCCGTCTCCTTCATCGTCGCCAACTCCTGA